One Brachyspira suanatina DNA segment encodes these proteins:
- a CDS encoding Rpn family recombination-promoting nuclease/putative transposase — protein sequence MELRSNNKKFNVLNDYFMRYMFAKEGHEHILKNLINSVRIDSNQEPFEYIEVLNTFNLKENVFYKESIADVKAKTKSGETIIIEIQRIGNQSFIYRSLYYWAKNYFTNLKSKDIYSDLTPVISINILDFNLIKGIDKPHSCYFIKELETNHILTNHLEIHFLELKKFNSNNKLYKGLSDWFEFLNSKDKLEDTMEILVKKNPIMKEVYEEYNKFVNSNDLYNGYSNYERDYFNVLMLNEERIKGIEEGIQKGIEQEKYSLARNMKNKNMDLNLISELTGLSIEKIEKL from the coding sequence ATGGAATTGAGATCAAATAATAAAAAATTTAATGTGCTTAATGATTATTTTATGCGTTATATGTTTGCCAAAGAGGGACATGAGCATATACTTAAAAATCTTATTAATTCTGTTAGGATAGATTCTAATCAAGAGCCTTTTGAATATATAGAAGTTTTGAATACTTTTAATTTAAAAGAAAATGTATTTTATAAAGAATCAATAGCAGATGTTAAGGCAAAAACGAAATCAGGCGAAACTATAATAATAGAAATACAAAGAATAGGTAATCAATCATTTATATATAGAAGTTTATACTATTGGGCTAAAAATTATTTTACAAATTTAAAATCTAAGGATATATATTCAGATTTAACACCCGTAATAAGTATTAATATTTTAGATTTTAATTTGATAAAAGGTATAGATAAACCTCATAGCTGTTACTTTATTAAAGAGCTTGAAACCAATCATATATTAACTAATCATTTAGAGATTCACTTTCTTGAATTGAAAAAATTCAATAGTAATAATAAATTGTATAAAGGTTTATCAGATTGGTTTGAGTTTTTAAATTCTAAAGATAAATTGGAGGATACTATGGAAATATTAGTAAAGAAAAACCCTATAATGAAAGAAGTATATGAAGAATATAATAAATTTGTTAATAGTAATGATTTATATAATGGTTACAGTAATTATGAAAGAGATTACTTTAATGTTTTAATGCTTAATGAAGAGCGTATAAAGGGTATAGAAGAAGGAATACAAAAAGGTATAGAACAAGAAAAATATTCTCTAGCTAGAAATATGAAAAATAAAAATATGGATTTAAATCTTATAAGCGAATTAACAGGACTTAGTATAGAAAAAATAGAAAAATTATGA
- a CDS encoding Rpn family recombination-promoting nuclease/putative transposase — MELRSNNNFNVLNDYFVRYLFSDKGSEAILLDFINSIMLDSGMKTFRSVEILTPFNYKENYEDKETIADVKCITQNGTVVIIEIQLQGNSRFPERILYYWASNYSKLLKQGEKYDALTPVISINLLNFNLDDNDSIHSCYMIYDTNNKRLLTDHLQIHIIELKKFKYDSLEYDLNCWLKFFTMKDNDNKEVIMSELVKEKPIMEEVQRRYNNFIKDRLMMNEYDKRQAYLYGNQIMLEEERRLGRVEGKEEGIKEGIEQGIEQEKYSLARNMKNKNMDLNLISELTGLSIEKIEKL; from the coding sequence ATGGAATTGAGATCAAATAATAACTTTAATGTTTTAAATGATTACTTTGTGAGATATCTTTTCTCCGATAAAGGCAGTGAAGCAATATTATTAGACTTTATTAATTCAATAATGCTTGATTCTGGAATGAAAACTTTTAGATCTGTAGAAATATTGACACCATTTAACTATAAAGAGAATTACGAAGATAAAGAAACTATTGCAGATGTAAAATGTATTACACAAAATGGAACAGTTGTTATTATAGAAATACAATTACAAGGTAATTCAAGATTTCCAGAAAGAATATTATATTATTGGGCTTCTAATTATAGTAAACTTTTGAAACAAGGAGAAAAATATGATGCTCTAACTCCAGTAATTAGTATCAATTTGCTTAATTTTAATTTAGATGATAATGATTCTATACATTCTTGTTATATGATTTATGACACCAATAATAAAAGATTACTTACTGACCATTTACAAATACATATAATAGAATTGAAAAAATTCAAATATGATTCATTAGAATATGATTTAAATTGTTGGCTTAAATTTTTTACTATGAAAGATAATGATAATAAGGAGGTTATAATGTCAGAATTAGTAAAAGAGAAACCTATAATGGAAGAAGTACAAAGAAGATATAATAACTTTATAAAAGACAGATTAATGATGAACGAATATGATAAAAGACAAGCATATTTATATGGCAATCAAATAATGCTGGAAGAGGAAAGAAGATTAGGAAGAGTAGAAGGGAAAGAGGAAGGTATTAAAGAAGGGATAGAACAAGGTATAGAACAAGAAAAATATTCTCTAGCTAGAAATATGAAAAATAAAAATATGGATTTAAATCTTATAAGCGAATTAACAGGACTTAGTATAGAAAAAATAGAAAAATTATGA
- the mutS gene encoding DNA mismatch repair protein MutS: protein MQETFFGSEKEENQKLTPMMRQYKEIKDKYSDSILLFRMGDFYEVFFDDAKVVSDILGLTLTKRANVPMAGVPYHAIDNYLSRLVKSGMKIAICDQMEDPKLAKGIVKREVTQVITPGTISENKYLESKSNNYLASVIVSKSEKNAALSICDISTGELYATEINSNLENQNEAVKEIINELTEEIIRFSPKEIMTIESVSESVIIKEIQNKFNNIFYSTTPNYTAEYSYAYKTLTNHFKTVSLKSFGIEEKPLLISLLGSTIFYIQELSKTSLEHISNIKLYNRRDSMTLDYATIASLEILETIRNDNNKMTLFDTIDRTKTSMGARYLKRIIVEPLLNIEEINKRLNNVEFFYKNQKFMYKIRDLLQDIGDIERLASKLALGRINPKELVSLKRFLVGSLEVVTELAMNNFEDVNFEEVNDIKIITDLIERAILEDPKVVINEGDIIKDDYDETLKKYNEARREGRSWIAELEYNYKQDTGINNLKIRYNNVIGYYVEVTKSNVSSVPSDFIKRQTLIGSERYTTSKLMEYETIINEANEKSYALEYNIFIEVRNKTNEYLNSILKMARVISIIDVYSSLACLAKEDNYIKPIITDDGIIDIKDGRHPVVEVNLKTESFIPNDTYLDNKNEHMLIITGPNMSGKSTYLRQTALIVLLAQIGSFVPASSAKISIVDRIFTRVGASDNIARGESTFLVEMNETAYILNHCTDKSLVIMDEIGRGTSTYDGLSIAWAIVEYLVHEENKKAKTLFATHYHELTMLEDLQGVKNYKVLVEEYKDEIIFMKKVTEGAAKSSYGIYAAKIAGAPNKVIKRATEILKRLEADASVQVENIELNNQKSKDILPLYEEPKIIEKESEIEKEIKDLNINMITPLDAMNLINKWKNMI from the coding sequence ATGCAAGAAACATTTTTTGGAAGCGAAAAAGAAGAAAATCAAAAACTCACACCTATGATGAGGCAGTACAAAGAAATAAAAGATAAATATAGTGACAGTATACTTCTTTTTAGAATGGGAGATTTTTACGAAGTATTTTTTGATGATGCAAAAGTAGTATCCGATATATTGGGGCTTACACTTACAAAGAGAGCTAATGTTCCTATGGCAGGAGTTCCTTATCATGCTATAGACAATTATTTATCAAGATTAGTTAAATCTGGAATGAAGATTGCTATATGCGATCAAATGGAAGACCCAAAACTTGCAAAAGGTATAGTAAAAAGAGAGGTTACTCAGGTTATAACTCCGGGTACAATTTCAGAAAATAAATACCTTGAATCAAAAAGCAATAATTATTTAGCTTCTGTAATAGTATCAAAAAGTGAGAAAAATGCTGCTTTATCTATATGCGATATTTCTACAGGAGAACTTTATGCTACAGAAATAAATTCTAATTTAGAAAATCAAAATGAAGCTGTAAAAGAAATCATTAATGAGCTTACAGAAGAAATTATAAGATTCTCTCCTAAAGAGATTATGACTATAGAATCAGTTTCTGAAAGTGTCATTATAAAAGAAATTCAAAATAAATTTAATAATATATTCTACAGCACTACTCCAAATTATACCGCAGAATATTCTTATGCATATAAAACATTAACAAATCATTTTAAAACAGTATCATTAAAAAGTTTCGGTATAGAAGAAAAGCCTCTTTTAATATCCTTATTAGGATCAACTATATTCTATATACAGGAACTTTCAAAAACTTCTCTTGAACATATTTCAAATATTAAACTATATAATAGAAGAGATTCTATGACTTTGGATTATGCCACAATAGCAAGTTTGGAAATATTAGAAACTATAAGAAATGATAATAATAAAATGACATTATTTGACACCATAGACAGAACAAAAACTTCTATGGGAGCGAGATATTTAAAAAGAATAATCGTAGAACCACTATTAAATATAGAAGAAATAAATAAAAGACTTAATAATGTAGAGTTTTTCTATAAAAATCAAAAGTTTATGTATAAAATAAGAGATTTGCTTCAAGATATTGGAGATATAGAAAGACTAGCATCGAAATTGGCATTAGGAAGGATTAATCCTAAGGAATTAGTATCATTAAAAAGATTTTTAGTAGGTTCTCTTGAAGTTGTAACAGAACTTGCAATGAATAACTTTGAAGATGTGAACTTTGAGGAAGTTAATGATATAAAAATAATAACTGATTTAATAGAGCGTGCAATATTAGAGGATCCAAAAGTTGTTATAAATGAAGGCGACATTATAAAAGATGATTACGATGAAACATTAAAAAAATATAATGAAGCTAGAAGAGAAGGAAGGTCTTGGATAGCAGAACTTGAATATAATTACAAACAAGATACAGGAATAAACAATTTAAAAATAAGATATAATAATGTTATAGGTTATTATGTAGAAGTAACAAAATCAAATGTATCATCAGTTCCAAGCGATTTCATAAAAAGACAAACATTAATAGGAAGTGAAAGATACACTACAAGCAAATTAATGGAATATGAAACTATTATAAATGAAGCTAATGAAAAAAGTTATGCATTAGAATACAATATATTTATTGAGGTGAGAAATAAAACCAACGAATATTTAAACTCAATATTAAAAATGGCAAGAGTAATTTCTATAATAGATGTTTATTCTTCTCTTGCTTGTTTAGCTAAAGAAGACAATTACATAAAGCCAATAATAACAGATGACGGTATAATAGATATAAAAGACGGAAGACACCCAGTCGTAGAAGTTAATCTAAAAACAGAAAGTTTTATTCCTAATGATACATATTTAGATAATAAAAATGAACATATGCTTATAATTACAGGTCCTAATATGAGTGGTAAGAGTACATATTTAAGACAAACAGCTTTGATAGTATTGCTTGCTCAAATAGGTTCATTCGTTCCTGCATCAAGTGCAAAAATTTCTATAGTTGACCGTATATTTACTCGCGTTGGAGCTAGCGATAATATAGCAAGAGGAGAAAGTACATTCTTAGTAGAAATGAATGAAACAGCATATATTCTAAATCATTGTACAGATAAAAGTCTTGTTATAATGGACGAAATAGGACGAGGAACTTCAACTTATGACGGACTTTCTATTGCTTGGGCTATAGTGGAATATTTAGTTCATGAAGAAAACAAAAAAGCTAAAACTTTATTCGCCACACATTACCATGAACTTACTATGCTTGAAGATTTACAAGGAGTTAAAAACTATAAAGTATTAGTTGAAGAATATAAAGATGAAATAATATTCATGAAAAAAGTTACTGAAGGAGCTGCTAAATCTAGTTATGGTATATATGCTGCCAAAATAGCAGGTGCCCCTAATAAAGTTATAAAAAGAGCTACTGAAATATTAAAAAGATTAGAAGCTGATGCAAGTGTTCAGGTGGAAAATATAGAATTAAATAATCAAAAATCTAAAGATATACTTCCGCTTTATGAAGAACCTAAAATCATAGAAAAAGAAAGCGAAATAGAAAAAGAGATAAAAGATTTGAATATTAATATGATAACACCTCTTGATGCTATGAATTTAATTAATAAATGGAAGAACATGATATGA
- a CDS encoding cupin domain-containing protein yields the protein MTEQYYYKSTTEREFDCVKDDERLIETLSDKGYTVYAIAQKSNQLIPYHEHPSEEMVIVLSGKVRYIVEEEIVDLEEGDIIRVRPHSVHSMIGISENGISNLLLVFI from the coding sequence ATGACTGAACAATATTACTACAAATCAACAACTGAAAGAGAATTCGACTGCGTAAAAGATGATGAGAGATTGATAGAAACTTTGTCTGATAAAGGCTATACTGTTTATGCCATTGCACAAAAATCTAATCAATTAATACCATATCATGAACATCCTTCCGAAGAAATGGTAATAGTATTAAGCGGTAAAGTAAGATATATAGTAGAAGAAGAAATCGTGGATTTAGAAGAAGGTGATATTATAAGAGTAAGACCGCATTCTGTGCATTCCATGATAGGAATTTCTGAAAATGGAATATCTAATTTACTTTTAGTATTTATTTAA
- the dcd gene encoding dCTP deaminase — protein MILSGLEIEKNLGKDIIIEPFNRKQLNSNSYNVKLHNKLLVYKDNVLDMKKPNSVKEIIIPESGYELKPNELYLGRTLEYTNTKKFVPMIEGRSSIGRLGIFIHITAGFGDVGFAGYWTLEIFCIKPIIIYPGVEIAQLYYHTIDGEYEEYTSSKYQNNTDVQPSMLYKDFK, from the coding sequence ATGATTTTGTCAGGGCTTGAAATAGAAAAAAATTTAGGAAAAGATATAATAATAGAACCATTTAATAGAAAACAATTAAATTCAAATAGTTATAATGTAAAACTTCATAATAAACTTTTAGTATATAAAGATAATGTTCTTGATATGAAAAAACCTAATAGTGTAAAGGAAATAATAATACCTGAATCTGGATACGAATTAAAACCTAATGAATTATATTTAGGAAGAACTTTAGAGTATACCAACACTAAAAAATTTGTTCCTATGATAGAGGGTAGATCATCTATAGGAAGGCTTGGAATATTTATTCATATTACTGCTGGTTTTGGTGATGTTGGATTTGCAGGATACTGGACTTTAGAAATTTTCTGTATAAAGCCTATAATAATATATCCCGGAGTTGAAATAGCTCAGCTTTATTATCATACAATAGACGGAGAATATGAAGAGTATACAAGCAGTAAATACCAGAATAATACTGATGTTCAGCCTAGTATGCTTTATAAAGATTTCAAGTAA
- a CDS encoding glucose-6-phosphate isomerase produces MLSINYKNVLGFLQEHELEYFAEKAKYANELLENKKGAGNDFLGWVNLPTEALKMVKEIDELAKEIRENAEVLVSVGIGGSYLGARAVIESFLNPFVSAKKGNTQVIYAGHNMNGEYFKNLLDYLEGKDFYINVISKSGTTTEPAIAFRVLKEYAEKRYGKDEAAKRIIATTDKAKGALKTLSTENKYRTFVIPDDVGGRYSVLTPVGLIPIAVAGISIEELIKGFDSMAKLTKEMDYKKNPSMLYAILRNILYSKGFSTEIMVNYIPRMHYISEWWKQLYGESEGKDKKGIFPASVDFSTDLHSLGQFIQDGKRGLFETVIRVDKEDIDLTMKKEASDLDGLNYLEGKTLHEINKSALEATVLAHVDGGVPNIIVDIDKITPFTIGELLYFFEKSCGISGHLLGVNPFDQPGVEAYKKNMFAMLGKKGYEEMGKTLRARLGK; encoded by the coding sequence ATGCTATCTATAAATTATAAAAACGTATTAGGATTTTTACAAGAGCATGAACTAGAATATTTTGCCGAAAAAGCTAAATATGCAAATGAACTTCTTGAAAACAAAAAAGGTGCTGGCAATGATTTTTTAGGATGGGTTAATTTACCAACAGAAGCTTTAAAAATGGTAAAAGAAATTGATGAATTAGCTAAAGAAATTAGAGAAAATGCTGAAGTTTTAGTATCTGTTGGTATAGGCGGATCTTATTTAGGAGCAAGAGCTGTTATAGAATCTTTTTTAAACCCTTTTGTTTCCGCTAAAAAAGGAAATACTCAAGTTATATATGCCGGTCATAATATGAACGGAGAATATTTCAAAAATTTATTAGATTATTTAGAAGGTAAAGATTTTTATATCAATGTAATATCTAAAAGCGGTACTACAACTGAACCTGCTATAGCATTCAGAGTATTAAAAGAATATGCTGAAAAAAGATACGGTAAAGATGAAGCTGCTAAAAGAATAATAGCTACTACAGATAAAGCTAAAGGAGCTTTAAAAACATTATCTACAGAAAATAAATATAGAACTTTTGTTATACCTGATGATGTAGGAGGAAGATATTCTGTACTTACACCTGTTGGATTAATTCCTATTGCTGTTGCAGGAATAAGCATTGAAGAGCTTATAAAAGGCTTTGATTCTATGGCTAAATTAACTAAAGAAATGGATTATAAGAAAAACCCTTCTATGTTATATGCTATACTTAGAAATATCCTTTATAGTAAAGGATTTAGTACTGAAATAATGGTTAACTATATACCTAGAATGCATTATATATCTGAATGGTGGAAGCAATTATACGGAGAAAGCGAAGGAAAAGATAAAAAAGGTATTTTCCCTGCTTCTGTTGATTTCTCTACTGATTTACACTCTTTAGGTCAATTCATACAGGATGGTAAAAGAGGATTATTTGAAACTGTTATAAGAGTTGATAAAGAAGATATCGATTTAACTATGAAAAAAGAAGCTTCTGATTTAGACGGACTTAATTATTTGGAAGGTAAAACTTTGCATGAAATAAATAAATCAGCATTAGAAGCTACTGTACTTGCCCATGTTGATGGAGGAGTACCAAATATTATAGTAGATATAGATAAAATTACTCCATTCACTATCGGAGAGCTTTTATACTTCTTTGAAAAATCTTGCGGTATATCTGGTCATTTACTTGGTGTTAATCCATTCGATCAGCCTGGTGTAGAAGCATACAAGAAAAACATGTTTGCTATGCTTGGTAAAAAAGGTTATGAAGAAATGGGTAAAACTTTGAGAGCAAGATTAGGTAAATAA
- a CDS encoding class I SAM-dependent methyltransferase: MLLNKYAKKYKDTAEFYGLDLSEEMINISKSKNIKDTEFILGTANKLPFNDNTFDIVTCIQSFIIIRILMML; the protein is encoded by the coding sequence ATGTTACTTAATAAATATGCTAAAAAATATAAAGATACCGCAGAATTTTATGGACTTGATTTATCAGAAGAGATGATAAATATTTCTAAATCTAAAAATATAAAGGATACTGAATTTATATTAGGTACTGCCAACAAACTTCCTTTTAATGATAATACTTTTGATATAGTAACATGCATACAGAGTTTCATTATTATCCGTATCCTGATGATGCTATGA
- a CDS encoding vWA domain-containing protein, which produces MKNIRYKYLFVILSVVFISTLENLYGQIAVNTYSLEINTNDIEIVKYINGYQIYLKKKPNVYGYRIQLKRQDGLNSYIYIDNSGNTNSIIRIRESDYHYKIGEVFKVFIPQNVYLDNRNNNSLFTLRDNITLILEAYDINNNTLINNEIILKANNTEASTPTITLRNVEKEGDLYAFYLYYSGGDNGEYAFYVREGKTNTSYKLIDTSYGNTGNYDSSGIILEDTFNRVLGKKLYIKAYFKQLPEDRYLSFNVFNTQGESFTYPIDYVIETTNVKQEVTPPQMPSGGNEGPVKIRPRDRVIETSTNTIIVKKDAAPPTKESNEIKILSSANIVEKPVINEKSAAEENFNYNLEAMNNLNNASKSFNTPNNYVKNADELSDKFKSIIKRYKDEGSMDLVIVLDTTESMHPYLKTIKRDIRGMVTELFDAHKYSRVGFLLYRDVKDTYLTKKIDFSDNINFINREVNYFYAAGGGDKAEPMYEALQEALETFDYINQKRLVIVLTDAPAKVIGRANLDLNLSTAKTKNVTVEFILASEIEEEEDFSDDYLYFLNF; this is translated from the coding sequence ATGAAAAACATAAGATATAAATATTTATTTGTTATTTTATCGGTAGTATTCATTTCTACTTTAGAAAATTTATATGGCCAAATTGCTGTAAATACTTATTCTTTAGAAATTAATACTAACGATATAGAGATAGTAAAATATATAAATGGCTATCAAATTTACTTAAAGAAAAAGCCTAATGTATATGGATACAGAATCCAATTAAAAAGACAAGACGGGCTTAATTCTTATATTTATATTGATAACAGCGGTAATACTAATTCTATAATTAGAATAAGAGAAAGTGATTATCATTATAAAATTGGAGAAGTGTTTAAAGTATTTATTCCGCAAAATGTATATTTAGATAATAGAAATAATAATTCTTTATTTACTTTAAGGGATAATATTACTCTTATTTTAGAAGCTTATGATATTAATAATAATACTTTAATAAATAATGAAATAATATTAAAGGCAAATAATACTGAAGCTTCAACACCTACTATAACACTTAGAAATGTGGAAAAGGAAGGTGATCTATATGCATTTTATTTATACTATTCCGGAGGAGATAACGGAGAGTATGCATTTTATGTAAGAGAAGGAAAAACAAATACATCATATAAATTGATAGATACTTCTTATGGAAATACAGGAAATTACGATAGCAGCGGTATAATATTAGAAGATACTTTTAATAGAGTATTGGGTAAAAAACTTTATATAAAAGCATATTTTAAACAGCTTCCTGAAGATAGATATTTATCATTTAATGTATTCAATACACAAGGAGAGAGTTTCACTTATCCTATAGACTATGTTATAGAAACTACAAATGTAAAACAAGAAGTAACACCTCCTCAAATGCCTAGCGGAGGAAATGAAGGACCTGTAAAAATAAGACCTAGAGATAGAGTTATAGAAACTTCTACAAATACTATAATAGTAAAAAAAGATGCTGCTCCTCCTACTAAAGAAAGTAATGAGATAAAAATTTTATCATCTGCTAATATTGTTGAAAAACCTGTAATTAATGAAAAGTCTGCCGCAGAAGAGAATTTTAATTACAACTTGGAAGCTATGAATAATTTAAATAATGCCAGCAAATCATTCAATACACCTAATAATTACGTAAAAAATGCAGATGAATTGAGTGATAAATTTAAAAGCATTATTAAAAGATATAAAGATGAAGGAAGTATGGACTTAGTTATAGTACTAGACACAACAGAAAGTATGCATCCTTATTTGAAAACCATAAAAAGAGATATAAGAGGTATGGTTACAGAATTATTCGATGCTCATAAATATTCCAGAGTAGGTTTTTTACTTTATAGAGATGTTAAAGATACTTACCTTACAAAAAAGATAGACTTCAGCGATAATATTAACTTTATAAATAGAGAAGTTAACTATTTTTATGCTGCAGGAGGCGGAGATAAGGCAGAACCTATGTATGAAGCTTTACAGGAAGCATTAGAAACATTTGATTATATTAATCAAAAAAGATTGGTAATAGTATTAACAGATGCCCCTGCTAAAGTTATTGGAAGAGCTAATTTGGATTTAAATTTATCTACAGCTAAAACAAAAAATGTTACTGTAGAATTTATATTAGCATCAGAAATAGAAGAAGAGGAAGATTTTTCTGATGATTATTTATACTTTTTAAATTTCTAA
- a CDS encoding phosphatase PAP2 family protein: MEIINIFDKTLIEFAHSLHNNCKIFDLFFSSITYLGESIPLMIFTIILIFIKRTRVCGINMAVSLFISIFIGAIILKPLIARERPFTDPIYNEYWIAVGKHIETSFSCPSSHTTASFAVFFPIFLYFNKRYSFAAILIALLIGFSRVYLVVHYPSDVVFGVFIGITVSSLTYMIFKKLNIEYRLNQIKILNKFDNPHI, encoded by the coding sequence ATGGAGATAATAAATATATTCGATAAAACTTTAATAGAATTTGCTCATAGTTTACATAATAATTGTAAAATATTTGATTTGTTTTTTTCATCTATAACATATTTAGGTGAATCAATACCTTTAATGATATTTACAATTATATTGATATTTATAAAAAGAACTAGAGTTTGCGGTATTAATATGGCTGTAAGTTTATTTATATCTATATTCATAGGCGCCATTATATTAAAACCATTAATAGCAAGAGAACGTCCTTTTACAGATCCTATTTATAATGAATATTGGATTGCTGTTGGAAAGCACATTGAAACTTCATTTTCTTGTCCGTCTTCTCATACTACAGCATCATTTGCTGTATTTTTTCCAATTTTTTTATATTTTAATAAAAGATATAGTTTTGCAGCCATATTGATTGCTTTATTGATAGGTTTTTCAAGAGTTTATTTAGTAGTTCATTATCCTAGTGATGTAGTATTCGGAGTATTTATTGGAATCACTGTATCTTCTTTAACTTATATGATTTTTAAAAAATTGAATATTGAATATAGATTAAATCAAATTAAAATTTTAAATAAATTTGATAATCCGCATATATAA